Proteins encoded together in one Oncorhynchus tshawytscha isolate Ot180627B unplaced genomic scaffold, Otsh_v2.0 Un_contig_6405_pilon_pilon, whole genome shotgun sequence window:
- the LOC112242511 gene encoding sialoadhesin encodes MALRTAGSVLVVFLWSVAGVLGQNTVRSVCALKGSSVDIRCPVPSVTQVTEIVWYSTQLNGKLYDLRWDPKYDGRVEYSGTTEKDCILRITDLRQSDITTYQFFYKTNQYSEWKHSYGFTLSLTDLKVERIYDNTLTCSTTCTLTGNPTYIWYKNGQHLDESTSPQYKYSVSSNYDDSYSCAVKGHEDLPSPAVCVQGHNCWRVTYTKRRICVLKGSTVDISCSYTHPTSYIEQGSFWFTQKHPVDVRSYPESAGHVEYNRNTENHHTMTITHLTEKDSAEYKFRLITTNKGRFSGLPGVMLTVTDILLEMDPTSVSEGERVTLRCRTQCTVGLNPTYIWYKNGQRLTNTITSYNSLILDPVSSEDAGNYSCAVEGLERILSPEETLTVRYGPKNTSVSVSPSGEIVEGSSVTLTCSSDANPPVDKYTWYKKNVTSPKASGQSYSITNIISEDRGEYYCEAQNGRGSMNSTALMIIVAGKQISVQTAAVGIIVVVLVLILCLSGLMWFRKKNSTSTSNTRDTADDGQGDSSPVYDNISNMDMTPTAAQTESTDDQDDVHYASVHFSHSKNQEVPLYSTVQLHQPQKQDQDVQYAAVKFNLPSSATQPAAAQAAEVDASEIYSTVNKPRTKKT; translated from the exons ATGGCCTTGAGAACAGCAGGAAGTGTGTTGGtggtctttctctggtctgtagCAG GTGTTCTGGGACAAAATACTGTGAGGAGTGTCTGTGCCTTAAAGGGGAGTTCAGTGGACATTCGCTGTCCTGTTCCCAGTGTGACCCAAGTCACAGAGATAGTCTGGTATAGCACACAGTTGAATGGTAAGCTGTATGATCTGAGATGGGACCCTAAGTATGATGGGCGTGTGGAGTACAGTGGAACTACAGAGAAGGACTGTATCCTGAGAATCACAGACCTGAGACAGAGTGACATAACAACATATCAATTCTTCTATAAAACAAACCAGTATTCAGAATGGAAACATTCATATGGATTCACTCTCAGTCTCACAG ATCTAAAGGTGGAGAGGATATATGacaacacactgacctgtagcacCACCTGTACTCTGACTGGTAACCCCACATACATCTGGTACAAGAACGGACAACATCTAGATGAGAGCACCTCCCCCCAGTACAAATACTCAGTCTCCAGTAACTATGACGATAGTTACTCCTGTGCTGTAAAAGGCCATGAGGATCTCCCCTCTCCTGCAGTGT GTGTTCAGGGTCACAACTGCTGGAGGGTGACTTACACCAAGAGGAGAATCTGTGTCTTGAAGGGCTCCACAGTGGACATATCCTGCTCTTACACTCATCCCACTAGTTATATAGAACAAGGTTCATTCTGGTTTACACAGAAACACCCTGTAGATGTCAGGTCATATCCAGAGTCTGCAGGTCATGTGGAGTACAATAGGAACACAGAGAACCACCACACCATGACAATAACACACCTGACAGAGAAGGACTCGGCTGAATACAAATTCAGATTAATAACAACAAATAAGGGGAGATTTTCTGGTCTTCCTGGTGTGATGTTGACTGTCACAG ATATCCTGTTGGAGATGGATCCTACGTCTGtgtcagagggggagagagtcacACTGAGATGTAGAACCCAATGTACAGTCGGTCTCAACCCCACCTACATCTGGTACAAGAACGGACAACGTCTAACCAACACAATCACCAGTTATAACAGCCTGATCCTAGACCCAGTCAGCAGTGAGGATGCAGGGAACTACTCCTGTGCTGTAGAAGGCTTAGAGAGAATCCTCTCTCCAGAAGAGACTCTCACTGTCAGAT ATGGCCCAAAGAACACCtcagtgtcagtcagtccctctggtgAAATAGTGGAGGGCAGTTCAGTGACTCTGACCTGCAGCAGTGATGCCAACCCACCTGTGGACAAATACACCTGGTACAAGAAGAACGTAACCTCACCAAAAGCATCAGGACAGAGTTACAGCATCACTAACATCATctctgaggacagaggagaatatTACTGTGAGGCCCAGAATGGAAGAGGATCTATGAACTCTACAGCTCTGATGATCATTGTAGCAG GGAAACAAATATCAGTTCAGACTGCAGCTGTAGGAATCATTGTTGTTGTTCTGGttctcatcctctgtctctctggactcATGTGGTTCAG GAAGAAGAACTCCACATCCACCTCCAACACAAGAGACACAGCAGATGATGGACAG ggaGACTCTAGTCCAGTGTATGACAACATCTCAAACATGGACATGACCCCTACTGCAGCACAGACAGAGTCCACAGACGACCAGGATGATGTTCACTACGCCAGCGTCCACTTCTCTCACTCCAAAAACCAGGAAGTGCCTCTGTACTCCACCGTCCAGCTGCATCAACCACAGAAACAGGACCAAGATGTCCAATACGCTGCTGTGAAATTCAACCTCCCCAGTTCTGCCACCCA